A single Blastococcus colisei DNA region contains:
- a CDS encoding copper chaperone PCu(A)C encodes MAGAEAVSPAPQPASSRPVATSAAASPRRRRRTARLGRSTGDGCMFSSSLGARSGFPPMVFKFRLWGNRGNSAGSGHDSFFVSSMFSRSHPILSRLTLAAAFALIGPIAGCGSGPPVGAPSTSSPPSATTAPAGGAIEHVQATLGELSAGDGYVREPASPSVAAAYLTIVNNGDTDDRLIFVTSDVAAMVMPMTETSEDGVGTMTDLDEVVVPAHDAFRFRSGAAHLMLEPLKTAPAAGDTVTLTLTFERAGAVDIVLPVEPINAPLHHGADGTD; translated from the coding sequence GTGGCCGGGGCCGAGGCGGTGTCGCCGGCGCCGCAGCCGGCCAGCAGCAGGCCGGTCGCGACGAGCGCCGCCGCGTCGCCGCGACGGCGACGGCGAACGGCGCGGCTGGGGCGATCGACGGGAGATGGGTGCATGTTCTCTTCGTCGCTTGGTGCGCGATCCGGGTTCCCACCGATGGTGTTCAAATTCCGGCTCTGGGGAAACCGGGGGAATTCCGCTGGGTCTGGGCACGACTCCTTCTTCGTGTCCTCCATGTTTTCCCGGTCGCACCCCATCCTGTCGCGCCTCACCCTGGCGGCGGCGTTCGCGCTGATCGGGCCGATCGCCGGCTGCGGCAGTGGCCCGCCCGTGGGCGCCCCGTCGACGTCGTCACCGCCCTCGGCCACGACCGCGCCCGCAGGCGGCGCGATCGAGCACGTGCAGGCCACTTTGGGAGAGCTCAGCGCCGGCGACGGGTACGTCCGTGAGCCGGCGTCCCCGTCGGTGGCCGCGGCGTACCTGACGATCGTCAACAACGGCGACACCGATGATCGGCTCATCTTCGTCACCAGCGACGTCGCGGCGATGGTGATGCCGATGACCGAGACGTCCGAGGACGGCGTGGGCACCATGACCGATCTCGACGAGGTGGTCGTGCCAGCGCACGACGCCTTCCGGTTCCGCTCCGGGGCGGCGCATCTCATGCTCGAGCCGCTGAAGACGGCGCCGGCCGCCGGTGACACGGTGACGCTCACGCTGACCTTCGAGCGGGCCGGCGCGGTCGACATCGTTCTGCCGGTCGAGCCGATTAACGCGCCCCTGCACCACGGTGCGGACGGAACCGACTGA
- a CDS encoding copper resistance CopC/CopD family protein, with amino-acid sequence MTGTARARAVGVALVGWLLTFGVTAGPAAAHAELVATTPGESAALETAPGEVTLRFTEAVSLGAGYARVLDSDAERVDTGAPSVDGATVTIPLREDLSDDGYLVTYRMISADSHPVSGAFGFVVGDAEPVDQALADADADSGPFVAGLLVVARWLGFAGLALGLGVPAFLLLCWPAGWGVARLRRLAAAGAAAVAAGGLLMFLLQGPYAAGSGLGALVAPDLLAATASSTYGLTVLARVVLALLLLAALRFAPRRAAVIVGAILALGLIATTAAVGHPVAGAMPVLAVVVTSVHVAGMTLWLGGVVTLLTGLLRPGVTAGELARALPRFSRLAFGSVVALVVTGVVQTVREVGTPTALFITTYGWVLVAKVALVLLVLGAAGVARVWVQQHLGGPRPRRGGRRVTAQAFVAEAESLQVAARARAAAQADAAIEDIDPFRRSVLLEATVVAVVLVLSAVLAGTPPARSAVADPVDATLALEGAAGTEGTVQISLVPAQTGPNTLHVYLFDVNGRLTQPQDLQVTLTEPQQQIGPLEVDLEPVGPGHYIGDGLTIPTAGTWTLAVTVRLDEFTATTARTTFPVR; translated from the coding sequence GTGACGGGAACCGCCCGGGCACGTGCCGTCGGCGTGGCCCTCGTCGGCTGGCTGCTGACCTTCGGTGTCACCGCGGGCCCCGCCGCTGCGCACGCCGAGCTGGTGGCGACCACGCCGGGTGAGAGCGCGGCGCTCGAGACGGCGCCCGGTGAGGTGACCCTCCGATTCACCGAGGCGGTGTCGCTGGGCGCCGGCTACGCGCGGGTGCTCGACAGCGACGCCGAGCGGGTCGACACCGGAGCGCCGTCCGTCGACGGGGCCACGGTGACCATTCCGTTGCGCGAGGACCTGTCGGACGACGGCTATCTGGTCACCTATCGGATGATCTCGGCCGACTCGCACCCGGTCAGCGGTGCGTTCGGCTTCGTCGTCGGCGACGCCGAGCCGGTCGACCAGGCGCTGGCCGACGCCGACGCCGACAGCGGCCCGTTCGTCGCCGGGCTGCTCGTGGTCGCCCGCTGGCTGGGGTTCGCCGGGCTCGCGCTGGGGCTCGGCGTCCCGGCGTTCCTGCTGCTGTGCTGGCCGGCCGGTTGGGGGGTTGCCCGCTTGCGCCGGCTCGCCGCCGCCGGCGCGGCCGCTGTCGCGGCCGGCGGTCTGCTCATGTTCCTGCTGCAGGGGCCGTACGCGGCCGGCAGCGGCCTCGGCGCACTCGTCGCGCCGGACCTGCTCGCGGCGACAGCATCTTCCACCTACGGCCTCACCGTGCTGGCCCGCGTCGTGCTGGCTCTCCTACTGCTCGCCGCGCTCCGGTTCGCGCCACGACGAGCCGCCGTGATCGTCGGCGCCATCCTGGCGCTTGGGTTGATCGCCACCACCGCCGCCGTCGGGCACCCGGTCGCCGGCGCCATGCCGGTGCTCGCCGTGGTCGTCACCTCTGTGCACGTCGCCGGGATGACCCTGTGGCTGGGCGGGGTGGTCACGCTGCTGACCGGGCTGCTCCGCCCGGGCGTCACGGCCGGCGAACTGGCAAGAGCGCTGCCACGGTTCTCCCGGCTGGCGTTCGGCTCGGTGGTCGCGCTCGTCGTCACCGGTGTCGTGCAGACCGTGCGCGAGGTCGGCACACCGACCGCGCTGTTCATTACCACCTACGGCTGGGTGCTGGTGGCCAAGGTCGCGCTCGTCCTGCTCGTGCTCGGCGCCGCAGGCGTCGCCCGAGTGTGGGTGCAGCAGCACCTGGGCGGGCCCCGGCCCCGCCGCGGCGGCCGGCGGGTCACCGCGCAGGCCTTCGTCGCAGAGGCCGAGTCACTCCAGGTAGCCGCGCGGGCCCGGGCCGCCGCACAGGCCGACGCCGCAATCGAGGACATCGACCCGTTCCGCCGGTCGGTGCTGCTGGAGGCGACGGTCGTGGCCGTCGTCCTCGTGCTGTCGGCCGTGCTGGCGGGTACGCCACCGGCGCGCTCGGCGGTCGCCGACCCGGTGGACGCCACCCTGGCCCTGGAGGGGGCCGCCGGCACCGAGGGAACCGTCCAGATATCTCTCGTGCCGGCCCAGACGGGGCCGAACACCTTGCACGTCTACCTGTTCGACGTGAATGGCCGACTGACCCAGCCACAGGACCTCCAGGTGACCCTCACCGAGCCCCAGCAGCAGATTGGTCCGCTCGAGGTCGACCTCGAACCCGTCGGGCCCGGCCACTACATCGGCGACGGCCTCACCATCCCCACCGCCGGCACCTGGACCCTCGCGGTCACCGTCCGGCTCGACGAGTTCACCGCGACTACCGCGCGCACCACCTTCCCGGTGCGCTGA
- a CDS encoding COG4315 family predicted lipoprotein — translation MSRRPRAAALLLLPVLAAGCGGADTAAAGDPLLPQDAASAAEVGLVDVPGLGGVLADGEGFVLYMFPPDVRARVTCTGPCAGSWPPLAVADGVIPAGGDGIDAELLGTLPDPNTGGQIVTYGGYPLYRYAGDVDPSTAHGQALLLNGAPWYVLDASGQPLTTDPRATP, via the coding sequence GTGAGCCGCCGCCCGCGCGCCGCCGCACTGCTCCTCCTCCCCGTCCTGGCCGCGGGCTGCGGCGGTGCCGACACGGCCGCGGCCGGGGATCCGTTACTGCCGCAGGACGCCGCCTCCGCCGCCGAGGTAGGGTTGGTCGACGTTCCCGGCCTCGGGGGGGTGCTCGCCGACGGCGAAGGCTTCGTGCTTTACATGTTCCCGCCCGACGTCCGCGCGCGGGTCACCTGCACCGGGCCGTGCGCGGGATCGTGGCCGCCGCTGGCCGTGGCCGACGGGGTCATCCCCGCGGGCGGCGACGGGATCGACGCCGAGCTGCTGGGCACGCTGCCCGATCCGAACACCGGCGGGCAGATCGTCACCTACGGGGGCTACCCGCTGTACCGCTACGCCGGCGACGTCGATCCCAGCACCGCGCACGGCCAGGCGCTGCTGCTCAACGGCGCCCCCTGGTACGTGCTCGACGCCTCCGGGCAGCCGCTGACCACCGACCCGAGGGCGACGCCGTGA
- a CDS encoding YcnI family protein codes for MSHTIHRLAVVLAAVLTTLVALAGVAAAHVGVSSPDAEPGGYGKLTFRVPSESDTASTVGVRIAIPEEAAMASLRAMPMPGWTVDMTTTRLDDPLEAHGQEITEYVSVVEFRAENEGVGIGPGEFGEFGLSGGPFPDAETLSYPTVQTYSDGSESAWIEPTVDGAEPESPAPVLALTGEATGHDADADDAADEAAVEEAATSSEAADGGSATATTALVVAILGLLAGLGGLALGWTARRRTVSS; via the coding sequence GTGTCCCACACGATCCACCGGCTCGCCGTCGTCCTGGCGGCCGTCCTTACCACCCTTGTGGCGCTCGCCGGCGTCGCCGCCGCGCACGTGGGCGTTTCGTCACCGGACGCGGAACCCGGCGGCTACGGCAAGCTGACCTTCCGGGTGCCCAGCGAGAGTGACACCGCCAGCACCGTGGGGGTGCGCATCGCCATCCCGGAGGAGGCCGCCATGGCCTCGCTGCGTGCGATGCCGATGCCCGGCTGGACGGTGGACATGACCACCACCCGGCTCGATGACCCGCTGGAGGCGCACGGCCAGGAGATCACCGAGTACGTGTCGGTGGTCGAGTTCCGCGCCGAGAACGAGGGCGTCGGCATCGGTCCCGGCGAGTTCGGCGAATTCGGGTTGTCCGGCGGACCCTTCCCGGACGCGGAGACGCTCAGCTACCCGACGGTGCAGACCTACAGCGACGGCAGCGAATCCGCCTGGATCGAGCCGACCGTCGACGGGGCGGAGCCGGAGTCCCCTGCCCCGGTGCTGGCGCTGACCGGCGAGGCCACCGGTCATGACGCCGACGCGGACGACGCTGCGGACGAGGCCGCCGTGGAGGAGGCGGCCACCAGCAGCGAGGCCGCGGACGGCGGCTCGGCGACGGCCACCACGGCCCTTGTCGTGGCCATCCTGGGGCTGCTCGCCGGGCTCGGCGGTCTCGCGCTCGGCTGGACGGCGCGTCGCCGCACCGTGTCCTCCTGA
- a CDS encoding hemerythrin domain-containing protein, whose protein sequence is MTANPVPRVGRGSLSRRGLLTGAAGLVAGVGGTQAVHLLVDADDNAAAPRPPSPGEELMTEHGVLKRILLAYRAAADQLNAGVTPPVGAVVDAARLVYDYVESFHEGLEEAYVFPRVRAAHPDLVRTLLIQHDRGRHLTARIYRADDLDLTRADVRDRLRTMLDQFVRMYEPHEAWEDTVIYPALRRGTPQRELDLLAERFADLENSHYGDAALQQVLDRVAGIEEQLGVADLAAFTPDDNGS, encoded by the coding sequence GTGACCGCCAACCCGGTCCCGCGGGTGGGACGTGGCTCGCTCAGCCGCCGCGGCCTGCTCACCGGCGCCGCAGGCCTGGTCGCTGGCGTGGGCGGCACCCAGGCGGTACACCTCCTGGTTGACGCCGACGACAACGCCGCAGCGCCACGCCCGCCGTCGCCGGGTGAGGAGCTGATGACCGAGCACGGCGTGCTCAAGAGGATCCTGCTGGCCTACCGCGCCGCCGCCGATCAGCTCAACGCTGGCGTCACGCCGCCGGTCGGCGCCGTCGTCGACGCCGCCCGGCTGGTCTACGACTACGTGGAGAGCTTCCACGAGGGCCTGGAGGAGGCCTACGTCTTCCCACGGGTCCGCGCGGCCCACCCCGACCTTGTCCGCACCCTGCTCATCCAGCACGACCGGGGCCGGCACCTCACCGCCCGGATCTACCGCGCCGATGACCTCGACCTCACCCGCGCTGATGTCCGCGACCGGCTGCGCACCATGCTCGACCAGTTCGTCCGCATGTATGAGCCGCACGAGGCATGGGAGGACACCGTCATCTACCCGGCGCTGCGGCGCGGCACCCCGCAGCGCGAGTTGGACCTGCTTGCCGAGCGGTTCGCCGACCTCGAAAACAGCCACTATGGCGACGCCGCACTTCAGCAGGTACTGGACCGGGTCGCCGGCATCGAGGAACAGTTGGGCGTCGCCGACCTCGCGGCGTTCACCCCGGACGACAACGGCTCCTGA
- a CDS encoding sigma-70 family RNA polymerase sigma factor, translating into MDELARFATAAADGDPLAAATLVRATQSDVWRLCAALGDRQSADDLTQETYLRAFAGLHRFEGRSSLRTWLLAIARRVCADAVRSRRRRPTLVRGVDAADIEMSDGADRVGEQAAVDDLLARLDRDRREAFVLTQLLGLPYAEAAEVVGCPIGTIRSRVARARTDLMAALDAADDAALG; encoded by the coding sequence GTGGACGAGCTGGCACGGTTCGCCACGGCCGCCGCCGACGGCGACCCGCTCGCCGCCGCCACCCTGGTCCGGGCCACGCAATCCGACGTCTGGCGACTGTGCGCCGCGCTCGGCGACCGCCAGTCGGCCGACGACCTAACCCAGGAGACCTACCTGCGGGCATTCGCCGGGCTGCACCGCTTCGAGGGCCGCTCGTCGCTGCGCACCTGGCTGCTCGCCATCGCCCGGCGGGTCTGCGCCGACGCCGTCCGCTCCCGCCGCCGGCGGCCGACCCTCGTGCGCGGGGTGGACGCCGCCGACATCGAGATGTCCGACGGTGCTGACCGGGTCGGCGAGCAGGCCGCCGTCGACGACCTGCTCGCCCGGCTCGACCGCGACCGGCGGGAGGCGTTCGTGCTCACACAGCTACTCGGGCTGCCCTACGCCGAAGCCGCCGAGGTGGTCGGGTGCCCGATTGGCACCATCCGGTCACGAGTCGCCCGGGCCCGCACCGACCTGATGGCGGCCCTGGACGCGGCGGACGACGCGGCGCTGGGCTGA
- a CDS encoding SCO family protein: MSTFNDSSGFRGTSLPEPVSLTDAAATAVFDTAVEGTTTLGELQQDRVMLVSFGYTHCPDVCPTTMADLGIALQRAPERVQERTQVVFITSDPERDTPAVLADWLAHFDTGLAAPFVGLTASPGQVTAVAESMGVSLAPPQVAPDGTVTVQHGVQTLAFVDGRAGLVWTSGSTPDDYRADLERLVDDA, from the coding sequence ATGAGCACCTTCAATGACAGCTCCGGCTTCCGCGGCACCTCCCTGCCGGAGCCGGTATCACTGACCGATGCCGCGGCGACGGCCGTGTTCGACACCGCCGTCGAAGGCACGACGACGCTCGGCGAGCTGCAGCAGGATCGGGTGATGCTGGTCTCCTTTGGCTACACGCACTGCCCGGACGTCTGCCCGACCACGATGGCCGACCTGGGCATCGCGCTGCAGCGGGCGCCAGAGCGTGTGCAGGAGCGGACCCAGGTCGTGTTCATCACCTCTGACCCCGAACGGGACACGCCTGCGGTGCTGGCCGACTGGCTCGCCCACTTCGACACCGGGCTGGCAGCCCCGTTCGTCGGGCTGACCGCGTCGCCGGGGCAGGTGACCGCGGTCGCCGAGTCGATGGGCGTCTCGCTGGCCCCGCCCCAGGTCGCCCCGGATGGCACGGTGACCGTCCAGCACGGCGTCCAGACGCTGGCGTTCGTCGACGGCCGCGCGGGCCTGGTCTGGACCTCCGGCAGCACACCCGACGACTACCGCGCCGACCTGGAACGACTGGTGGACGACGCGTGA
- a CDS encoding DsbA family protein yields MPSASDRTTGRPGGRPAARDRIATKRAAEKARQEQARKRRARLVTGSVVAAIVAVIVVVAIIVQSARTDTADAATPATVAEGTGGAGFATGPADAPVTIDVYEDYLCPACRAFEEVAGDALDQLAAEGEALVRYRPVAILDRLSADDYSTRAANAAAVVADAAGVETFLEFSDLLFANQPAEGGPGLSDQELVSLAAQAGATGADVETGIRELRFGDWVARVTDQASQEGLTGTPTVLVNGEPLAVPTAEALLAAVQAATE; encoded by the coding sequence ATGCCGTCCGCATCTGACCGCACGACCGGCCGCCCGGGCGGCCGACCGGCCGCCCGGGACCGCATCGCGACCAAGCGGGCCGCGGAGAAGGCGCGCCAGGAGCAGGCGCGCAAGCGCCGCGCCCGGCTGGTCACCGGGTCCGTGGTCGCCGCCATCGTCGCGGTCATCGTGGTGGTCGCGATCATCGTGCAGTCGGCGCGCACCGACACCGCTGATGCCGCCACGCCGGCCACCGTGGCCGAGGGCACCGGCGGCGCCGGCTTCGCCACCGGCCCGGCCGACGCGCCGGTGACCATCGACGTCTACGAGGACTACCTCTGCCCGGCCTGCCGGGCCTTCGAGGAAGTGGCCGGCGACGCGCTCGACCAGCTCGCTGCCGAGGGGGAGGCCCTGGTGCGCTACCGGCCGGTGGCCATCCTCGACCGGCTCTCAGCCGACGACTACTCGACCCGGGCTGCCAACGCGGCCGCGGTCGTCGCCGACGCCGCCGGCGTCGAGACGTTCCTCGAGTTCTCGGACCTGCTCTTCGCCAACCAGCCCGCCGAAGGTGGCCCCGGCCTGTCCGATCAGGAGCTGGTCTCACTCGCCGCCCAGGCCGGTGCCACGGGCGCCGACGTGGAGACCGGCATCCGCGAGCTGCGGTTCGGCGACTGGGTGGCGCGGGTGACCGATCAGGCCAGCCAGGAGGGGCTGACCGGCACACCCACGGTGCTGGTAAACGGCGAACCGCTGGCCGTGCCGACCGCCGAAGCGCTGCTCGCCGCCGTGCAGGCCGCAACCGAGTGA
- a CDS encoding MauE/DoxX family redox-associated membrane protein, which translates to MRTIRPWLRTGCRAVLGIVWLVAGGLKLPDPAAAERAVRAYQLLPEPFVAPVAFGLPALEIAVGVLLLLGVFVRAAAVASAVLLGVFVAAVASAWARGLTIDCGCFGGGGQVDPGQTAYLSEIVRDLVLLVPAAVLAVWPRSRLALADRAESADDTTTGDRYAVRI; encoded by the coding sequence ATGCGAACGATCAGACCGTGGCTGCGCACCGGCTGCCGCGCCGTGCTTGGCATCGTGTGGCTGGTCGCCGGTGGGCTGAAGCTGCCTGACCCGGCTGCGGCCGAACGCGCCGTGCGGGCTTACCAGCTGCTGCCGGAGCCGTTCGTGGCGCCGGTCGCCTTCGGCCTGCCCGCGCTGGAAATCGCCGTCGGCGTCCTGCTGCTGCTCGGCGTCTTCGTGCGGGCGGCGGCCGTGGCCTCGGCGGTGCTGCTGGGCGTGTTCGTCGCCGCGGTCGCCTCCGCTTGGGCACGTGGGCTGACGATCGACTGCGGCTGCTTCGGTGGCGGCGGGCAGGTCGACCCCGGGCAGACCGCCTACCTCAGCGAAATAGTCCGCGACCTGGTTCTGCTGGTGCCGGCCGCCGTCCTGGCGGTGTGGCCCCGATCGCGCCTCGCCCTGGCCGACCGCGCCGAATCAGCCGACGACACGACGACGGGAGACCGCTATGCCGTCCGCATCTGA
- a CDS encoding zf-HC2 domain-containing protein, translated as MAPLDDYFTMQCSAFREAASARLDGEALGMPESALDRHLAACRGCAVWVAEAAVVSRRARLTSAPPVPDLTARVLIALPKELPGVRAAARVRLVGSALRLALVAVAVAQAGVAWPALLSGTAAMSAPVHMAHETGAWNAAVAVAFIAVAARPRWAAGSLPFLGAFTIFLLATTVADLAAGHVHLDRALVHLLLLAGVVLICVVAWRGRPPRQRSALAVARRRAAA; from the coding sequence ATGGCTCCCCTCGACGACTACTTCACCATGCAGTGTTCCGCGTTCCGCGAGGCGGCCTCGGCGCGTCTCGATGGCGAGGCGCTCGGCATGCCCGAGTCGGCCCTCGACCGGCACCTGGCCGCCTGTCGGGGCTGCGCCGTCTGGGTGGCCGAGGCTGCGGTGGTGTCCCGCCGCGCGCGTCTGACTTCCGCACCGCCGGTGCCCGACCTGACCGCGCGGGTGCTCATCGCGTTGCCGAAGGAGCTACCGGGCGTGCGCGCGGCCGCTCGCGTCCGGTTGGTTGGCAGCGCGCTGCGGCTGGCCCTGGTGGCCGTCGCCGTGGCGCAGGCCGGAGTGGCCTGGCCTGCGCTGCTGAGCGGGACGGCGGCGATGAGCGCGCCGGTGCACATGGCGCACGAGACCGGCGCGTGGAACGCCGCGGTCGCCGTTGCGTTCATCGCCGTGGCTGCCCGGCCGCGGTGGGCGGCCGGCTCGCTGCCGTTTCTCGGCGCCTTCACCATCTTCCTGCTCGCCACCACGGTGGCCGACCTGGCCGCCGGACACGTGCACCTGGACCGGGCGCTCGTCCACCTGCTGCTGCTGGCGGGGGTCGTGCTCATCTGCGTCGTGGCGTGGCGCGGACGTCCGCCCCGGCAGCGGTCGGCGCTTGCTGTGGCACGGCGACGGGCGGCCGCGTGA